Proteins from one Camelina sativa cultivar DH55 chromosome 8, Cs, whole genome shotgun sequence genomic window:
- the LOC104708418 gene encoding FT-interacting protein 1-like yields the protein MAAKDGAKSQEDYKLKDMKPELGERWPHGGQRGGTGWIGSERAASTYDLVEQMFYLYVRVVKAKDLPPNPVTSNCDPYVEVKIGNYKGKTKHFEKRTNPEWNQVFAFSKDKVQSSTVEVFVRDKEMVTRDEYIGKVVFDMREVPTRVPPDSPLAPQWYRLEDRRGESKKRGEVMVAVWLGTQADEAFPDAWHSDASSVQGEGVQSVRSKVYVSPKLWYLRVNVIEAQDVEPSDRSQPPQAFVKVQVGNQILKTKLCPNKTTSPMWNEDLVFVAAEPFEEQFFLTVENKVTSAKDEVMGRLISPLNVFEKRLDHRAVHSKWYNLEKFGFGALEGDKRHELKFSSRIHLRVCLEGGYHVMDESTLYISDVKPTARQLWKQPIGILEVGILSAQGLSPMKTKDGKSTTDPYCVAKYGQKWVRTRTIIESYNPKWNEQYTWEVHDPCTVITLGVFDNCHLGGSEKSNNGAKVDARIGKVRIRLSTLEADRIYTHSYPLLVLQTKGLKKMGEVQLAVRFTCLSLAHMIYLYGHPLLPKMHYLHPFTVNQLDSLRYQAMSIVAARLSRAEPPLRKEIVEYMLDVDSHMWSMRRSKANFFRIVSVFSGLIAMSKWLGDVCYWKNPLTTILFHVLFFILICYPELILPTTFLYIFLIGLWSFRFRPRHPPHMDTKLSWAEAASPDELDEEFDTFPTSKGQDVVKMRYDRLRSVAGRIQMVIGDIATQGERFQALLSWRDPRATCLFVIFCLFAAMILYVTPFKIVALVAGMFWMRHPKFRSKMPSAPSNFFRKLPSKADCML from the coding sequence ATGGCAGCGAAAGATGGAGCTAAGAGTCAAGAAGACTATAAGCTTAAAGACATGAAACCAGAGCTTGGAGAGAGATGGCCACATGGAGGACAGCGTGGAGGAACTGGATGGATTGGTAGTGAACGAGCTGCAAGCACATACGACCTTGTTGAGCAAATGTTTTATCTCTATGTTCGTGTCGTCAAAGCCAAGGATCTTCCTCCAAACCCTGTCACGAGCAACTGTGATCCTTATGTCGAAGTGAAAATTGGAAACTACAAAGGAAAGACCAAACATTTCGAGAAAAGAACAAACCCGGAATGGAATCAAGTTTTCGCATTTTCAAAAGACAAGGTCCAATCATCTACAGTCGAAGTATTTGTGCGTGATAAGGAGATGGTTACAAGAGATGAATACATTGGGAAGGTTGTGTTTGATATGCGTGAGGTTCCTACAAGAGTTCCTCCTGATAGTCCACTTGCACCACAGTGGTACAGATTAGAAGATAGGCGAGGTGAGAGTAAGAAGAGAGGAGAGGTTATGGTAGCGGTTTGGCTTGGGACGCAAGCTGATGAAGCGTTTCCTGATGCTTGGCACTCGGATGCTTCCTCGGTTCAAGGAGAAGGTGTCCAAAGCGTGAGGTCTAAGGTCTATGTATCCCCAAAACTGTGGTATTTGCGGGTTAATGTCATTGAGGCGCAAGATGTAGAGCCTAGCGACAGGAGCCAACCGCCTCAAGCTTTTGTTAAGGTTCAGGTTGGGAATCAGATTCTCAAAACAAAGTTATGTCCTAACAAGACGACGAGTCCGATGTGGAACGAAGACCTTGTTTTTGTAGCTGCAGAGCCATTTGAAGAACAATTCTTCTTGACGGTAGAAAACAAAGTGACATCAGCTAAAGATGAAGTCATGGGGAGACTGATCTCACCTTTGAACGTGTTTGAGAAAAGACTAGACCACAGAGCTGTTCATTCCAAATGGTACAACCTCGAAAAATTTGGATTTGGGGCATTGGAAGGAGACAAGAGACACGAGCTCAAGTTCTCCAGCCGAATCCACCTACGAGTTTGCCTTGAAGGCGGTTACCATGTAATGGACGAATCAACTCTGTACATCAGTGACGTAAAACCTACGGCAAGGCAACTGTGGAAGCAACCTATTGGCATCCTTGAAGTAGGAATCTTGAGTGCTCAAGGGCTTTCTCCCATGAAAACAAAAGACGGTAAATCCACAACAGATCCGTATTGTGTTGCCAAGTACGGACAAAAATGGGTGAGAACAAGAACCATCATTGAGAGCTATAACCCTAAATGGAATGAGCAATACACATGGGAAGTACATGATCCTTGTACAGTCATCACACTTGGAGTTTTCGATAACTGTCACCTTGGAGGGAGCGAGAAGTCAAACAATGGAGCCAAAGTGGATGCCAGAATCGGAAAGGTAAGGATCCGACTATCGACTCTAGAGGCTGACAGAATCTACACTCACTCCTACCCTCTTCTTGTTCTGCAAACAAAAGGGTTAAAGAAAATGGGAGAAGTCCAACTAGCTGTGAGATTCACTTGTCTATCTTTGGCTCACATGATCTATCTTTATGGACATCCTCTGCTTCCAAAGATGCATTATCTCCATCCATTCACTGTGAACCAATTAGACAGTCTTAGATACCAAGCGATGAGCATTGTTGCAGCGCGGTTATCTCGAGCAGAACCTCCTTTAAGGAAAGAGATAGTAGAGTACATGCTCGATGTTGATTCACACATGTGGAGTATGAGGAGGAGCAAAGCTAACTTCTTCAGGATAGTCTCTGTGTTTTCAGGCTTGATTGCTATGAGCAAATGGTTAGGAGACGTCTGCTACTGGAAGAATCCATTGACAACGATACTGTTCCACGTTCTCTTCTTTATACTGATTTGTTATCCGGAGCTGATACTCCCAACCACGTTTCTCTACATTTTCTTGATAGGGCTTTGGAGTTTTCGGTTCAGGCCGCGTCATCCTCCTCATATGGACACAAAGCTCTCTTGGGCTGAAGCGGCTAGTCCCGATGAGCTGGACGAGGAATTCGATACTTTCCCCACTTCAAAGGGACAAGATGTTGTAAAGATGAGGTATGATAGGTTAAGAAGCGTTGCTGGTCGGATCCAGATGGTTATTGGAGACATTGCAACGCAAGGGGAGAGGTTTCAAGCACTGTTGAGTTGGAGAGATCCGCGTGCGACTTGCTTGTTTGTGATATTTTGTCTTTTCGCCGCAATGATCTTATACGTGACGCCATTCAAGATCGTAGCTCTTGTGGCGGGGATGTTCTGGATGAGGCATCCCAAGTTCAGAAGCAAGATGCCTTCTGCCCCAAGTAATTTCTTCAGGAAATTACCTTCGAAAGCAGATTGTATGCTTTGA